Proteins encoded in a region of the Spiroplasma endosymbiont of Amphimallon solstitiale genome:
- a CDS encoding IS30 family transposase, protein MYKYLTIESIIAIKEYKSYGFSIRKIAKAIDYSKSTVHRVCRLLNQNLLPLEILNKIQKNKQNAGRKLIILTLIEINTINHLLITKNYALDIIANFLKENKIKSISTKTLYNMFKTNRMGFDENNLLRKGKNKPHKQKETRGRINNCKSIHERNLIIPNIKNIEEFGHLEGDTIIGKDHKSSIITLADIWSKTTIPLATKNNKSENITKSIIKFISKLQKGTVKTITFDRGKEFSKWKLIEKNCNVKIYFADPGKPCQRGLNENNNGILRRYLPKSTDLSSYKQKDLNTIAFQINSTPRKSLSYKRPIDLIQLF, encoded by the coding sequence ATGTATAAGTATCTGACTATTGAATCAATAATAGCAATAAAAGAATATAAAAGTTATGGATTTTCGATTCGTAAAATAGCAAAAGCCATTGATTATAGTAAATCAACTGTACATAGAGTTTGTAGATTATTAAATCAAAACTTATTACCATTAGAAATATTGAATAAAATTCAAAAAAATAAACAAAATGCAGGTAGAAAATTAATAATTTTAACTTTAATAGAAATTAATACTATTAATCATTTGTTAATTACTAAAAATTATGCTCTTGATATAATTGCTAATTTTTTAAAGGAAAATAAAATAAAAAGTATTTCAACAAAAACTTTATATAACATGTTTAAAACAAATCGAATGGGTTTTGATGAAAATAACTTATTGAGAAAAGGAAAAAATAAACCTCACAAACAAAAAGAAACTAGGGGCAGAATTAATAATTGTAAGTCTATTCATGAAAGAAATTTAATCATTCCTAATATTAAAAATATAGAAGAATTTGGTCATTTAGAGGGTGATACTATCATTGGTAAAGATCATAAAAGTTCTATTATTACTTTAGCTGATATATGATCAAAAACCACAATTCCTTTAGCAACTAAAAATAATAAATCAGAAAATATTACAAAAAGTATAATAAAATTTATTTCAAAGTTACAAAAAGGAACAGTTAAAACTATTACTTTTGATCGTGGTAAAGAATTTAGTAAATGAAAATTAATCGAAAAAAATTGTAATGTTAAGATTTATTTTGCAGATCCTGGTAAACCTTGTCAAAGAGGTTTAAATGAAAATAATAATGGTATTTTAAGAAGATATTTACCAAAATCTACAGATCTATCTTCATATAAACAAAAAGATTTAAATACTATAGCATTTCAAATTAATTCTACACCCAGAAAATCACTATCTTATAAAAGACCAATAGATTTAATACAATTATTTTAA
- a CDS encoding RecT family recombinase: MANLILPKTITQNQINDFKKYYEITKLNDKKLSTFNPQSLLNTLATIFELNLSNNPIKKELALIPYGNELQVQIQEDGFLTLLQRSNCVIDFQREIITNKHIYNDKTKRWEINPAKIFEPKEIIGYYGMICIKDYLGKNITFIKGMTKQECEEHRKKYSKANGNSPWNTSFDAMALKTVIKAIIRDINKNPSIKLENQNLINKALQVDQSAIIDEEIVYIDNPNTNNVLENNTNFQQLEENINKLDNLVFKNE, translated from the coding sequence ATGGCAAATTTAATATTACCTAAAACAATTACACAAAATCAAATTAATGATTTTAAAAAATATTATGAAATTACTAAATTAAATGATAAAAAATTATCCACATTTAATCCACAATCATTATTAAATACATTAGCAACTATATTTGAATTAAATTTATCAAATAATCCAATTAAAAAAGAATTAGCATTAATACCTTATGGAAATGAATTACAAGTTCAAATACAAGAAGATGGATTTTTAACTTTATTACAAAGAAGTAATTGTGTTATTGATTTTCAAAGAGAAATTATTACAAATAAACATATTTATAATGATAAAACAAAACGTTGAGAAATTAATCCAGCAAAAATATTTGAACCAAAAGAAATTATTGGTTATTATGGAATGATTTGTATTAAAGATTATTTAGGGAAAAATATTACTTTTATTAAGGGTATGACTAAACAAGAATGTGAAGAACATAGAAAAAAATATAGTAAAGCAAATGGTAATAGTCCATGAAATACTAGTTTTGACGCTATGGCTTTAAAAACAGTTATTAAAGCAATTATTAGAGATATTAATAAAAATCCAAGTATTAAATTAGAAAATCAAAATTTAATTAATAAAGCATTACAAGTTGATCAATCAGCAATAATTGATGAAGAAATTGTTTATATTGATAATCCAAATACTAATAATGTACTTGAAAATAATACAAATTTTCAACAATTAGAAGAAAATATAAATAAATTAGATAATTTGGTATTTAAAAATGAATAA
- a CDS encoding SemiSWEET family sugar transporter: MSNIAIDIIGYIGAFFISIAFLPQTIKLIKTKNTKGLSLISYSIYQIGLTSFIIYASLIKNIPLLAANAFGTVINIILLTLIIYNLYYNNKDKKNNLTSKK; the protein is encoded by the coding sequence ATGTCTAATATTGCAATTGATATTATTGGATATATAGGTGCCTTTTTTATTTCAATTGCCTTTTTACCACAAACTATTAAACTAATTAAAACTAAAAACACAAAAGGTTTATCGTTAATTTCTTATAGCATATATCAAATAGGATTAACTTCATTCATAATTTATGCTAGTTTAATTAAAAACATTCCCTTACTAGCAGCAAATGCCTTTGGTACAGTTATTAATATCATATTATTAACATTAATAATTTATAATTTATATTATAATAATAAAGATAAAAAGAACAATTTAACTTCCAAAAAATAA
- a CDS encoding IS256 family transposase, with amino-acid sequence MAKKQNINNNDPISKAVDLLLENTEDLTTVFKEGGLYKELTKRLVEKMLNSEMQNYLGYEKNQHSNTENARNGTSSKKLITQQGKIEIDVPRDRNSDFTPVIVAKRQRRFDGFDQQVLSLYAKGMTLSDIRMQLQELYHGADISESVISQITDDVIDDVKAWQNRPLESVYPIVYFDCIVVKVRQDKRIINKSVYIALGVDLEGKKDVLGLWISENEGAKFWLANFTEMKNRGLNDILIACSDNLTGMSEAIQAVYPKTEHQLCIVHQIRNSLKYVSYKHRKTLVTDLKPIYSACSEEQAMQALESFESKWNKQYPQIAKSWYKNWENLMIFISYPAEIKRVIYTTNAIESVNSQLRKVIRNKKAFPNDMSVFKIFYLAIENITKKWTLPIQNWNTAIAHFMIKFEDRINLN; translated from the coding sequence ATGGCTAAAAAACAAAATATTAATAATAATGATCCAATATCAAAAGCAGTAGATTTATTATTAGAAAATACTGAAGATTTAACAACAGTTTTTAAAGAAGGGGGTTTATATAAAGAATTAACAAAACGTTTAGTTGAAAAAATGTTGAATTCTGAAATGCAAAATTATTTAGGATATGAAAAAAATCAACATAGTAATACTGAAAATGCTCGTAATGGTACAAGTTCAAAAAAATTAATAACTCAACAAGGTAAAATTGAGATTGATGTACCAAGAGATCGCAATAGTGATTTTACTCCTGTAATAGTTGCAAAAAGACAGCGAAGATTTGATGGTTTTGATCAACAAGTGCTTTCACTATATGCAAAAGGTATGACTCTATCTGACATTAGAATGCAGTTACAAGAGTTATATCATGGTGCTGATATTAGTGAAAGTGTTATTAGTCAAATTACTGATGATGTTATTGATGATGTCAAAGCATGACAAAATCGACCATTAGAAAGCGTTTATCCGATTGTTTATTTTGATTGTATAGTAGTTAAAGTTCGACAAGATAAACGGATTATTAATAAATCAGTTTATATAGCATTAGGAGTTGATTTAGAAGGTAAAAAAGATGTTTTAGGCTTATGAATTAGTGAAAATGAAGGTGCTAAATTTTGATTAGCTAATTTCACAGAAATGAAAAATCGAGGCTTAAATGATATTTTGATTGCTTGTAGTGATAATTTAACAGGCATGTCAGAAGCAATACAAGCAGTTTATCCTAAAACAGAACATCAATTATGCATTGTTCATCAAATTCGAAATAGTTTAAAATATGTTTCATACAAACATCGAAAAACTCTAGTTACAGATTTAAAACCAATTTATAGTGCATGTAGTGAAGAACAAGCAATGCAAGCTTTAGAATCATTTGAAAGTAAATGAAATAAACAATATCCCCAAATTGCTAAATCTTGATATAAAAATTGAGAAAATTTGATGATTTTTATTAGTTATCCTGCAGAAATCAAAAGAGTAATTTATACAACAAATGCTATTGAATCTGTTAATAGTCAATTACGAAAAGTTATTAGAAACAAAAAAGCTTTTCCTAATGATATGTCAGTTTTTAAAATATTTTATTTAGCAATTGAAAATATAACAAAAAAATGAACATTGCCTATTCAAAATTGAAATACAGCAATTGCTCATTTTATGATAAAATTTGAAGACAGAATTAATCTGAACTAG
- a CDS encoding SemiSWEET family sugar transporter produces MNIFIEILGYLAAVCIPLAFLPQTIKLIKTRNTSGLSIFSYSIYQLGGLTFLIFGILRNDIPMITCQTITATLNFIIIGIIVNNLIKQKNKEEKNV; encoded by the coding sequence ATGAACATTTTTATAGAAATATTGGGGTATCTTGCAGCCGTTTGTATTCCTTTGGCATTCTTACCACAAACTATTAAACTAATTAAAACAAGAAATACTTCAGGTCTTTCTATTTTTTCATATAGTATCTATCAACTGGGGGGTCTTACTTTTTTAATATTTGGCATACTTCGTAATGATATTCCCATGATTACTTGTCAAACTATTACTGCTACACTAAATTTCATAATAATTGGGATTATTGTTAACAATTTAATTAAACAAAAAAATAAGGAGGAAAAAAATGTCTAA
- a CDS encoding Mbov_0401 family ICE element transposase-like protein codes for MLKLPFANHFDWDKHYFNQDELNLQQTEELFKKIDDYLWNTCDKSVYKSYRFRKRKLKTKKGLLTYKRRICIYYNPKTQKKEFVSLLDNYLGVKKYSKLAPNVIKQILKYFADGKKYRDVCDTFIEDLISTSTVCRTYQKFQLPKANIPKIPLQPNQTLYINIDDGHRKFKFNEKHNTKNCKKCSMRLLVFCTGKKKNGKLIDKRAVCKIRVSKTEIGAEKTAKLIQTYGNLYFENFDQANLVVCGDSAKWIRKTAQILNAKFILDKFHAFHVLFLGIMAGRRKNKIAKLHYENAINLFVKGQYYELIDFLQSLTLQYKKLKVGYFINAKDGVLNQALVENIGCFTETNIKQILKHMIGDRTYNIDMYTKMVNFKCYQINTAIQLL; via the coding sequence ATGTTAAAACTACCATTCGCAAATCATTTTGATTGAGACAAACACTATTTTAATCAAGATGAATTAAATTTACAACAAACAGAAGAATTATTTAAAAAAATAGATGATTATTTATGAAATACATGTGATAAATCTGTATATAAATCATATAGATTTAGAAAAAGAAAATTAAAAACAAAAAAAGGTTTATTAACTTATAAACGACGTATTTGTATATATTATAACCCAAAAACACAAAAAAAGGAATTTGTTTCATTGCTAGATAATTATCTTGGTGTTAAAAAATATAGTAAACTTGCACCTAATGTTATTAAACAAATTTTAAAATATTTTGCTGATGGTAAAAAATATCGTGATGTTTGTGATACTTTTATTGAGGATTTAATAAGTACTAGTACAGTTTGTAGAACATATCAAAAATTTCAATTACCAAAAGCTAATATTCCTAAAATACCATTGCAACCAAATCAAACTTTATATATAAATATTGATGATGGACATAGAAAATTTAAGTTTAATGAAAAACATAATACTAAAAATTGTAAAAAATGTTCTATGAGATTACTAGTATTTTGTACTGGTAAAAAGAAAAATGGAAAATTAATTGATAAAAGAGCTGTATGTAAAATAAGAGTATCAAAAACAGAAATTGGTGCAGAAAAAACAGCTAAATTAATTCAAACATATGGTAATTTATATTTTGAAAACTTTGACCAAGCAAATTTAGTAGTTTGTGGAGATAGTGCAAAATGAATTAGAAAAACTGCTCAAATTTTAAATGCTAAATTTATTTTAGATAAATTTCATGCTTTTCATGTTTTATTTCTTGGAATAATGGCTGGAAGAAGAAAAAATAAAATTGCTAAATTGCACTATGAAAATGCAATAAATTTATTTGTCAAAGGTCAATATTATGAATTAATTGATTTTTTACAATCATTAACTTTACAATATAAAAAATTAAAAGTTGGTTATTTTATTAATGCAAAAGATGGTGTATTAAACCAAGCACTAGTTGAAAATATTGGTTGCTTTACTGAAACTAATATTAAACAAATTTTAAAGCATATGATTGGTGATAGAACATATAACATTGATATGTATACAAAAATGGTTAATTTTAAATGCTATCAAATAAATACAGCCATACAGTTATTATAA
- a CDS encoding IS30 family transposase, protein MYKYLTIESIIAIKEYKSYGFSIRKIAKAIDYSKSTVHRVCRLLNQNLLPLEILNKIQKNKQNAGRKLIILTLIEINTINHLLITKNYALDIIANFLKENKIKSISTKTLYNMFKTNRMGFDENNLLRKGKNKPHKQKETRGRINNCKSIHERNLIIPNIKNIEEFGHLEGDTIIGKDHKSSIITLADIWSKTTIPLATKNNKSENITKSIIKFISKLQKGTVKTITFDRGKEFSKWKLIEKNCNVKIYFADPGKPCQRGLNENNNGILRRYLPKSTDLSSYKQKDLNTIAFQINSTPRKSLSYKRPIDLIQLF, encoded by the coding sequence ATGTATAAGTATCTGACTATTGAATCAATAATAGCAATAAAAGAATATAAAAGTTATGGATTTTCGATTCGTAAAATAGCAAAAGCCATTGATTATAGTAAATCAACTGTACATAGAGTTTGTAGATTATTAAATCAAAACTTATTACCATTAGAAATATTGAATAAAATTCAAAAAAATAAACAAAATGCAGGTAGAAAATTAATAATTTTAACTTTAATAGAAATTAATACTATTAATCATTTGTTAATTACTAAAAATTATGCTCTTGATATAATTGCTAATTTTTTAAAGGAAAATAAAATAAAAAGTATTTCAACAAAAACTTTATATAACATGTTTAAAACAAATCGAATGGGTTTTGATGAAAATAACTTATTGAGAAAAGGAAAAAATAAACCTCACAAACAAAAAGAAACTAGGGGCAGAATTAATAATTGTAAGTCTATTCATGAAAGAAATTTAATCATTCCTAATATTAAAAATATAGAAGAATTTGGTCATTTAGAAGGTGATACTATCATTGGTAAAGATCATAAAAGTTCTATTATTACTTTAGCTGATATATGATCAAAAACCACAATTCCTTTAGCAACTAAAAATAATAAATCAGAAAATATTACAAAAAGTATAATAAAATTTATTTCAAAGTTACAAAAAGGAACAGTTAAAACTATTACTTTTGATCGTGGTAAAGAATTTAGTAAATGAAAATTAATCGAAAAAAATTGTAATGTTAAGATTTATTTTGCAGATCCTGGTAAACCTTGTCAAAGAGGTTTAAATGAAAATAATAATGGTATTTTAAGAAGATATTTACCAAAATCTACAGATCTATCTTCATATAAACAAAAAGATTTAAATACTATAGCATTTCAAATTAATTCTACACCCAGAAAATCACTATCTTATAAAAGACCAATAGATTTAATACAATTATTTTAA
- the rpsO gene encoding 30S ribosomal protein S15, translating into MEQIKQDELIKKFRLNAKDTGSSAVQIINLTKRILELTAHLQVQKKDITAKRSLLKMVASRKRFLKYFKKQDVATYNKLLTALSLKDN; encoded by the coding sequence ATGGAACAAATTAAACAAGATGAATTGATTAAAAAATTTCGCTTAAATGCCAAGGATACTGGTTCTTCTGCAGTTCAAATTATTAATTTAACAAAAAGAATTTTAGAATTAACAGCCCATCTACAAGTACAAAAAAAAGATATTACTGCAAAACGAAGTTTATTAAAAATGGTAGCAAGCAGAAAACGTTTCTTAAAATACTTTAAAAAACAAGATGTTGCTACATACAATAAATTATTAACAGCACTATCACTAAAAGATAACTAA
- a CDS encoding IS5 family transposase (programmed frameshift): MHKNYPSHVTKEQFENIKSILENSKKKTKPRSLDLYEVFCAILYVLKSGCQWRMLPKNFPKWQTVYYYFQIWSKNNGKEPSVLQLILKKLVKKVRINNNRKEQTSFCIIDSQSVKNTDTTENKGYDAGKKISGIKRHIVVDSQGLPHAIYITTAEKTDRNSAIIMIENEKENLSAVQKIIVDAGYTGEKFASEIKTIINANVEVIKRNELHTFVVLPKRWIVERSFAWLEKYRRLWKNCERKLNTSLQMVVLSFISVLLKRF, translated from the exons ATGCATAAAAATTATCCAAGTCATGTCACCAAAGAACAATTTGAGAACATAAAATCAATTTTAGAAAATAGCAAAAAGAAAACAAAACCAAGAAGTTTAGATTTATATGAAGTATTTTGTGCAATTTTATATGTATTAAAAAGTGGTTGTCAATGAAGAATGCTACCAAAAAATTTTCCAAAATGACAAACTGTATATTATTATTTTCAAATTTGAAGTAAAAATAATGGTAAAGAACCTAGTGTATTGCAATTAATTTTA AAAAAATTAGTTAAAAAAGTTCGTATCAATAATAATCGCAAAGAACAAACTAGTTTTTGTATAATTGATTCGCAAAGTGTTAAAAATACAGATACTACTGAAAATAAAGGTTATGATGCTGGTAAAAAGATTTCAGGCATAAAACGTCATATTGTTGTTGATTCTCAAGGTTTACCACATGCAATTTACATAACCACAGCAGAAAAAACAGATCGTAATAGCGCTATAATAATGATTGAAAATGAAAAAGAAAATCTTTCTGCAGTTCAAAAAATAATAGTAGATGCTGGTTATACTGGTGAAAAATTTGCTTCTGAAATCAAAACAATCATAAATGCAAATGTTGAAGTGATAAAACGTAATGAATTACATACTTTTGTAGTATTACCAAAAAGATGAATTGTAGAACGAAGCTTTGCTTGATTAGAAAAATACAGAAGATTATGAAAAAATTGTGAAAGAAAACTAAATACTAGTTTACAAATGGTTGTTCTTTCATTTATTTCAGTTTTATTAAAAAGATTCTAA
- a CDS encoding IS256 family transposase, with protein MAKKQNINNNDPISKAVDLLLENTEDLTTVFKEGGLYKELTKRLVEKMLNSEMQNYLGYEKNQHSNTENARNGTSSKKLITQQGKIEIDVPRDRNSDFTPVIVAKRQRRFDGFDQQVLSLYAKGMTLSDIRMQLQELYHGADISESVISQITDDVIDDVKTWQNRPLESVYPIVYFDCIVVKVRQDKRIINKSVYIALGVDLEGKKDVLGLWISENEGAKFWLANFTEMKNRGLNDILIACSDNLTGMSEAIQAVYPKTEHQLCIVHQIRNSLKYVSYKHRKTLVTDLKPIYSACSEEQAMQALESFESKWNKQYPQIAKSWYKNWENLMIFISYPAEIKRVIYTTNAIESVNSQLRKVIRNKKAFPNDMSVFKIFYLAIENITKKWTLPIQNWNTAIVHFMIKFEDRINLN; from the coding sequence ATGGCTAAAAAACAAAATATTAATAATAATGATCCAATATCAAAAGCAGTAGATTTATTATTAGAAAATACTGAAGATTTAACAACAGTTTTTAAAGAAGGGGGTTTATATAAAGAATTAACAAAACGTTTAGTTGAAAAAATGTTGAATTCTGAAATGCAAAATTATTTAGGATATGAAAAAAATCAACATAGTAATACTGAAAATGCTCGTAATGGTACAAGTTCAAAAAAATTAATAACTCAACAAGGTAAAATTGAGATTGATGTACCAAGAGATCGCAATAGTGATTTTACTCCTGTAATAGTTGCAAAAAGACAGCGAAGATTTGATGGTTTTGATCAACAAGTGCTTTCACTATATGCAAAAGGTATGACTCTATCTGACATTAGAATGCAGTTACAAGAGTTATATCATGGTGCTGATATTAGTGAAAGTGTTATTAGTCAAATTACTGATGATGTTATTGATGATGTCAAAACATGACAAAATCGACCATTAGAAAGCGTTTATCCGATTGTTTATTTTGATTGTATAGTAGTTAAAGTTCGACAAGATAAACGGATTATTAATAAATCAGTTTATATAGCATTAGGAGTTGATTTAGAAGGTAAAAAAGATGTTTTAGGCTTATGAATTAGTGAAAATGAAGGTGCTAAATTTTGATTAGCTAATTTCACAGAAATGAAAAATCGAGGCTTAAATGATATTTTGATTGCTTGTAGTGATAATTTAACAGGCATGTCAGAAGCAATACAAGCAGTTTATCCTAAAACAGAACATCAATTATGCATTGTTCATCAAATTCGAAATAGTTTAAAATATGTTTCATACAAACATCGAAAAACTCTAGTTACAGATTTAAAACCAATTTATAGTGCATGTAGTGAAGAACAAGCAATGCAAGCTTTAGAATCATTTGAAAGTAAATGAAATAAACAATATCCCCAAATTGCTAAATCTTGATATAAAAATTGAGAAAATTTGATGATTTTTATTAGTTATCCTGCAGAAATCAAAAGAGTAATTTATACAACAAATGCTATTGAATCTGTTAATAGTCAATTACGAAAAGTTATTAGAAACAAAAAAGCTTTTCCTAATGATATGTCAGTTTTTAAAATATTTTATTTAGCAATTGAAAATATAACAAAAAAATGAACATTGCCTATTCAAAATTGAAATACAGCAATTGTTCATTTTATGATAAAATTTGAAGACAGAATTAATCTGAACTAG
- a CDS encoding ankyrin repeat domain-containing protein — protein sequence MYHYFSTKLKEKNANINYTNENGDSPLIVASHYYQLIDSIKILIENGANINHANQNGDTALHLAAKNGLAQIVNTLLINNAHIHFINQNGDTALTIIINNSLFYDKNIKNILENIFYQEYEEYITNKAKVEIIKYRPEISFNFVEK from the coding sequence ATGTATCATTACTTTTCTACAAAATTAAAGGAAAAAAATGCTAATATAAATTATACAAACGAAAATGGTGATAGTCCTTTAATAGTAGCAAGTCACTATTATCAACTTATAGATTCCATTAAAATTTTAATAGAAAATGGTGCTAATATCAACCACGCAAACCAAAATGGTGATACAGCCTTGCATTTAGCTGCTAAAAATGGACTAGCACAAATAGTTAATACTTTACTAATAAATAATGCACATATTCATTTCATAAATCAAAATGGTGATACGGCTTTGACAATCATTATTAATAATAGTTTATTTTATGATAAAAACATAAAAAATATATTAGAAAACATATTTTATCAAGAATATGAAGAATATATTACAAATAAGGCAAAAGTAGAAATTATTAAATACAGGCCAGAAATTTCCTTTAATTTTGTAGAAAAGTAA
- a CDS encoding IS256 family transposase — MAKKQNINNNDPISKAVDLLLENTEDLTTVFKEGGLYKELTKRLVEKMLNSEMQNYLGYEKNQHSNTENARNGTSSKKLITQQGKIEIDVPRDRNSDFTPVIVAKRQRRFDGFDQQVLSLYAKGMTLSDIRMQLQELYHGADISESVISQITDDVIDDVKTWQNRPLESVYPIVYFDCIVVKVRQDKRIINKSVYIALVVDLEGKKDVLGLWISENEGAKFWLSNLTEMKNRGLNDILIACSDNLTGMSEAIQSVYPKTEHQLCIVHQIRNSLKYVSYKHRKTLVTDLKPIYTACSEEQAMQALESFESKWNKQYPQIAKSWYKNWENLMVFISYPVEIKRVIYTTNAIESVNSQLRKVIRNKKVFPNDMSVFKIFYLAIENITKKWTLPIQNWNTAIAHFMIKFEDRINLN, encoded by the coding sequence ATGGCTAAAAAACAAAATATTAATAATAATGATCCAATATCAAAAGCAGTAGATTTATTATTAGAAAATACTGAAGATTTAACAACAGTTTTTAAAGAAGGGGGTTTATATAAAGAATTAACAAAACGTTTAGTTGAAAAAATGTTGAATTCTGAAATGCAAAATTATTTAGGATATGAAAAAAATCAACATAGTAATACTGAAAATGCTCGTAATGGTACAAGTTCAAAAAAATTAATAACTCAACAAGGTAAAATTGAGATTGATGTACCAAGAGATCGCAATAGTGATTTTACTCCTGTAATAGTTGCAAAAAGACAGCGAAGATTTGATGGTTTTGATCAACAAGTGCTTTCACTATATGCAAAAGGTATGACTCTATCTGACATTAGAATGCAGTTACAAGAGTTATATCATGGTGCTGATATTAGTGAAAGTGTTATTAGTCAAATTACTGATGATGTTATTGATGATGTCAAAACATGACAAAATCGACCATTAGAAAGCGTTTATCCGATTGTTTACTTTGATTGTATAGTAGTTAAAGTAAGACAAGATAAACGCATTATTAACAAATCAGTTTATATAGCATTAGTAGTTGATTTAGAAGGCAAAAAAGATGTTTTAGGCTTATGAATTAGTGAAAATGAAGGTGCTAAATTTTGATTATCTAATTTGACAGAAATGAAAAATCGAGGCTTAAATGATATTCTTATTGCTTGTAGTGACAATTTAACAGGCATGTCAGAAGCAATACAATCAGTTTATCCTAAAACAGAACATCAATTATGCATTGTTCATCAAATTCGAAATAGTTTAAAATATGTTTCATACAAACATCGAAAAACTTTAGTTACAGATTTAAAGCCAATTTATACTGCATGTAGTGAAGAACAAGCAATGCAAGCTTTAGAATCATTTGAAAGTAAATGAAATAAACAATATCCTCAAATTGCTAAATCTTGATATAAAAATTGAGAAAATTTAATGGTTTTTATTAGTTATCCTGTAGAAATCAAAAGAGTAATTTATACTACAAATGCTATTGAATCTGTTAATAGTCAATTAAGAAAAGTTATCAGAAATAAAAAAGTTTTTCCTAATGATATGTCAGTTTTCAAAATATTTTATTTAGCAATTGAAAATATAACAAAAAAATGAACATTGCCTATTCAAAATTGAAATACAGCAATTGCTCATTTTATGATAAAATTTGAAGACAGAATTAATCTGAACTAG
- the plsY gene encoding glycerol-3-phosphate 1-O-acyltransferase PlsY: MTHINLLGTFIFIIIGYLIGSISPSIIISKLKFKTDVRDYYSKNAGATNSTRVMGGKWGAIILIIDGFKPAIPILIAYGLTFIDITNPNYETMFKQAYIYPTGLAAIIGHCWPLFYGFRGGKGAASSLGVLLMTNPIYCVITIASWWFILYLSRMSSLSSMLMMILGFILSWIPNMPLHAFLSQQDTQYYIVNITMALIWILIIIRHWDNCKRILNHTERKVTIFDKKNKKANEEKK, translated from the coding sequence ATGACACATATTAATCTATTAGGAACTTTTATTTTTATTATCATTGGTTATTTAATTGGCTCAATCTCACCTTCAATTATTATTAGTAAATTAAAATTTAAAACCGATGTTAGAGATTATTACTCTAAAAATGCTGGTGCTACTAATTCAACACGAGTTATGGGTGGTAAATGGGGAGCTATTATTTTAATTATTGATGGTTTTAAGCCCGCTATTCCTATTTTAATTGCATACGGTTTAACCTTTATTGATATTACTAATCCTAATTATGAAACAATGTTTAAACAAGCATACATTTATCCAACTGGTCTTGCTGCAATTATTGGTCACTGTTGACCACTATTTTATGGTTTTCGTGGTGGTAAAGGAGCTGCATCTTCATTAGGAGTACTATTAATGACTAATCCTATTTATTGCGTTATCACAATTGCTAGTTGATGATTTATTTTATATTTAAGTAGAATGTCATCTTTATCTTCAATGTTAATGATGATACTTGGTTTTATCTTATCATGAATACCAAATATGCCACTGCATGCTTTTCTTTCCCAACAAGACACTCAATACTATATTGTTAATATAACTATGGCTCTAATTTGAATATTAATTATTATTCGTCATTGAGATAATTGTAAAAGAATTCTTAATCATACTGAACGTAAAGTGACTATTTTTGATAAAAAAAATAAAAAAGCAAATGAAGAAAAAAAATAA